The Coleofasciculus sp. FACHB-T130 genome contains the following window.
AGCATAAGAGCCAGTTAAATCAGTCTGGGATTGGATTTCGTGGGTCATCACTAGGAGAGAAAAAGAGTAGACATATTACAATTTGACCAACAATCATCCTAAACTTAAACTGAAGAATAGTATTCAGCCAAAGTTGAGGGACGAGATGGGAATGCGCTTGACTAATTTCATAAGTGTATTGGTTCTCAGTGCCGCTACGACTGTCATTGCCTCTAGCGCGATCGCTCAGCCAACACTCTCTAACTCCCAGTCAGGAACTTTTAACTCGATTCCAGACTTGTTTAATCGAGCTATCAGTGAAACCTCTGGAGACTTTTTCGGCAACCAATCTTACCGACGGGAGCTGAATTTCATTATTGGCCCTAGCTTTCCAGAAAACGAAATCGAGCGAGACGCTAAGACAGTAGATAATCTTTACCGGGAACTACTCTGGCAGCAAACTTCCAGTGACTTTATTATTCGCACTCCCGATCTCCCGAATCCTTTCAACAGTTCAATTCTGCAAAGTCCAGCTATCAATGTAAACGTTACTGGTACTGGTAGACCCGTAACAGGCAGCGAGTTCGTGTTTGAGAATCCCCCACAGCCTTAAATCAGAAAAGAAGAAAAGACAAACAATCTTTGCTTGTCTTTCTTCCTTCTACTGTTTTTAAAGTTCAAGATTTAAACAAAGTAATAGGGGCTTGTTTTTTATAGACTCTATTTTTTGAACTGAAATAGAGGTTACAACTTACTTTGTTCAGTTGCGTTCCAGCATTTGATAACCTTTGGTTTCTCAGAGGTTTTGCTGAAATTTCTGAGCAAATTAAATTACCGAGATACTTAAATTAATTAGGTTCTTGATGAGCGCGAGCCGCTAGTAAACTGCATTTATCCTGAGCGGATTGCACTTCCCCATAGAGCAATTCTAGGAAATTTACTCAAAGAATACCGAATTTATAGGAATGCGCCCTACCGGAATCGAACCAGTCTGAAGGCGAATTATGAGTTCGCTGCCTCCCCAATCGGCCAAGGGCGCGTGATTGATTTCGTTGCCAAGATTGCTGGCTGGATTGTTATTTTATACAATTATGCACGCTAAGTCCACTCGAAAGCGGATGCGTAGTATGATTCCTGATAATAAATTATAAGCGCTGTTTTCTAAAATAGAGATGAATTAGCAGCGTGACATTAACCAATTCGCTATCATAGGTTCCACTGCTGTCAGTCGTAAGCTATGTATAGCAGTTGATCGGTGTCGCGGCAATTTTTGTAGCTTGAGCAACCAATGAAACTAAATTCAACTGTCGCACTTACGTTAATTTTGCTTGCTATGATGTTAGGCGCTGGCTTTGTAAGTGCGATGTGGGGGTTTACTGTAGGTCATGAAGCCCTTAAAGGAGTAACGCAGCCGGATGTGCGCCCTACCAATAAATTAGCTGGGACTAAGCGGGCAACTCCTGGTAAAGAAGGAGTAGCAATTTTGCGCGAGGTTGATATCCTGGCAAGTGTCAAAGCACAAATGAGCGGCAAGGCTAAACCTGTTATTAAGCCTGAACAGAAGGAAGCGGAAACCACAAGCGACAGCAAGCCTAACACTCCTGAGGAAACCTCTGAGCAGGACAGTAAACAGCAAAATTTCCCGATTACCAGTCAGGACAAGGGCGTGAAGCTGGAGATAGGCTCAGCGCGTCAGCAAGGAGGTTCTTTGTTGCTGAATGTGAGCCTGAAGAATGAAGGAGGGAATGCTGTACGGTTTCTGTATAGCTTCTTAAATGTAACGGACGACCAAGGTCGAGCTTTAAGTGCTGTGACTGAAGGGCTGCCAGGAGAATTGCCACCGAATGGGCAAAGCTTTTCGGGGACGGTGAGTATTCCCACGGCTTTACTGGAAGACGCTAAGCAGCTTTCATTGACTCTGACAGATTATCCAGATCAAAAACTCCAGCTGAAAATGTCTGGAATTCCAGTGGTGAAGTAGGCGTTAGGTGTTAAGTGGTCGGTAATAGGAGCTGTCTCTGTATGATGACCGTACAGGGGGTAGAGGATTCTACCCACTACTTATTACCGACGACCGATTACCGACAATTCGTTGCCCATTACCCAATACCCAATACCCTGGTTACGGATGGATACCCCCGTGTTGGCGATCTTGACGGTGAATGCTTTTCCTAGGCTCACCGCGCAAGACGTTTTGCTGCGATTATTATCGGTGCTACTACTGATTGCGATTAATGGTTTTTTTGTCATCGCTGAGTTTTCGATAGTTTCGGTGCGGAGATCGCGTATCAATCAACTAGTCGAAGCGGGCGATATTCAAGCAAAAACGGTTCAGAACTTGCAAGGCAGCATAGAGCGCCTGCTTTCTACTACTCAACTGGGGATTACTCTGTCTAGTTTGGCTCTCGGCTGGATTGGTGAGAGTACAATGGCAATCCTCGTGTCTGCTTCAATCGCGCACTTACCTTTATCTTGGGAGGTCAAAGCAGCGATCGCTCATTCCCTTTCGGTGCCAGTTGCTTTCTTCCTGATTGCCTATCTACAAATTGTTTTGGGTGAACTATCCCCGAAATCAGTGGCACTGCTTTACTCAGAACAGATGGCAAGGTTTTTGGGACTGCCAATCAGAGCGATCGCCCGCTTTTTCAACCCATTCATCTGGATTCTCAACCAATCGACACGCTTACTCTTGCGGCTGGTAGGCATTCAGTACACTGGACAAGGCTGGTATACGCGCGTTACCCCCGAAGAATTGCAAATGATTATCACCACAGAGCGCGAATCTACGGGACTGGAAGCTGAAGAACGAGAGTTGCTCAACAACGTGTTTGAGTTTGGTGAGGTGTTGGCGGAAGAAGTCATGGTTCCCCGCACCAGCATTGCCTCTATTCCCTGTGAAGCCACTTTTCAAATCTTTCTAGATGAAATTACTACCACGGGTCACTCCCGCTATCCCGTCACAGGAGAATCCCTTGACGATATTCGCGGCATTATCTACTTCAAAGAGTTAGCTGAACCTCTAGCCAAAGGCGAACTAACTTTAGATACA
Protein-coding sequences here:
- a CDS encoding hemolysin family protein, which codes for MDTPVLAILTVNAFPRLTAQDVLLRLLSVLLLIAINGFFVIAEFSIVSVRRSRINQLVEAGDIQAKTVQNLQGSIERLLSTTQLGITLSSLALGWIGESTMAILVSASIAHLPLSWEVKAAIAHSLSVPVAFFLIAYLQIVLGELSPKSVALLYSEQMARFLGLPIRAIARFFNPFIWILNQSTRLLLRLVGIQYTGQGWYTRVTPEELQMIITTERESTGLEAEERELLNNVFEFGEVLAEEVMVPRTSIASIPCEATFQIFLDEITTTGHSRYPVTGESLDDIRGIIYFKELAEPLAKGELTLDTPIQPWIRPARFVPEGQPLSELLPMMQRSHLAMAIVVDEFGGTAGLVTIEDLIAEIIGYEPKAEDKEELAVQILDEQTFLVQAQMNLEEVNEFLDLNLPLIDKYQTLGGFVLYHYQRIPTQGETLRFDNLELTIVSAEGPRLHQIRIHRREATVASNETNGSDVSNMSDSDGSDSNVSDAKVAADDTKKSEITNQESGSSRNFE